One window of the Pristiophorus japonicus isolate sPriJap1 chromosome 23, sPriJap1.hap1, whole genome shotgun sequence genome contains the following:
- the LOC139235424 gene encoding zinc finger protein 239-like yields MESHKDTHTMEIPWKYGDCGKGFRSLSEMEIHRRSHTGERPFTCSSHQRVHTGERSLTCSDCKKGFTTSSHLLTHQQVQTGERPFTCSERGKGFTTSSTLLRHQRVLRFRMPTYAPRFRIHMYSPRRVHTGDTPFTCSPCEKGFTQSSHLLRHERVHKWLQGLGSAVIAAVNHIPTEPCSF; encoded by the exons atggagagtcacaaggatacccacaCCATGGAGATACCGTGGAAATATGgtgactgtgggaaaggattcagatCACTGTCAGaaatggaaattcatcgacgcagtcacactggggagaggccgttcacctgctcc tcacatcagcgggttcacaccggggagaggtcgCTCACCTGTTCTGACTGcaagaagggattcactacatcatcccacctgctgacacaccaacaagttcagactggggagaggccgttcacctgctctgagcgtgggaagggatttactacaTCATCCACCctgttgagacaccagcgagttctcag GTTTAGAATGCCCACATAtgctcccaggtttagaatccacatgtactctcccagg cgagttcacaccggggatacgccgttcacctgctctccgtgtgaaaagggattcactcagtcatcgcaCCTGCTGAGACACGAGCGAGTTCACAAGTGGCTGCAAGGGTTGGGATCTGCTGTTatcgctgctgttaatcacatcccgactgaaccatgttcattctga